In Balneolales bacterium ANBcel1, one genomic interval encodes:
- a CDS encoding DUF5060 domain-containing protein produces MLSIITASWLSLLLATAVPALADSPLSGFFDTFDRPSPDTVWNGEVHPLWQTSAPQTYQLATGDGALVIEYTRTGQSGANDGFTFTPPRPIDASETPRVYLTVRSDIDTEMTIRARYSRISIDDHVIDIPGDGVWHTRMVRLGDHALSQTLDQMLFYLDRGTTAPNDGTVEFRDFRVAGPGIRITGLEAQNSGAGAIRLQWGSDNPDALSRYHIHRSTDRHFEASEANLVGTSETGEYLDENLEINTFYHYRVNPVDTLGGIHPGEREIRFPAFDPAVTPGVSVSGSFPAGDIRRYEPITISATIRDAVYENPYDPDEIDLRATFYAPSGDTFQVFGFYNGAPEWNTWMIRFSPMETGNWEYRLHVSDMSGSDQSETRQFTAVASEHPGMLTISPDNPSFLMHHDSTSFYGLAVYYPWSVSQTGLDRFREYGGNIFGYWNSTYDGGGNQGGRYLLMSNDSGLGYIDERKAARIDEVLEWSEARDMYVMLAIWPHDWLRIRGTPWNVEHSRWLDENPFSELFTPEEFYTSEEAWEIQEKLYRYIIARWGHSRAMGIWELINEIHGTTGFVHNEPAAVEWTNRMHRYFREYDHYNRPTTASYGSIDIYNRRDIQPDIVNRHYYEAQGGYSRPYGDAVRDGLYNITNAYRQMIDVGERPAVLGEAGYYTMFAEAGSDEYTREFHNAFWAGAAMGMATTPFWWDYTQNAIFTNERMEIYRNLERYVRDINYALTPFTDSGLSGESTKAFGLSADTVAIGWLWTTGSDISGMQARQNGLQNGSFETAWYDTRTGDVVRTVIGASVDNTHPLLTTSLPDPQPDIAFKTRRIENGTDASRLNLFFRKADGVSDNGATDILLYVSDAEGRLVPGEENGYQVDVTLDGAGSLSATRVVTTDGYAVITYEPDPGAGGTVVITVEADGLEPAELVYRTATSAGPEHLDEAHPGRVELHGNYPNPFNASTVIQYALPEAGQVILNVYDALGREVRRLVDGYQEADTYSVTFDGTGLPSGLYIFRLRAPGYADKSRAMLLVK; encoded by the coding sequence ATGTTATCGATAATCACAGCCTCATGGCTGAGCCTGCTGCTTGCCACGGCCGTTCCCGCCCTGGCCGACAGCCCTCTTTCCGGATTTTTCGACACGTTCGACAGGCCCTCGCCCGACACGGTGTGGAACGGGGAGGTTCATCCGCTGTGGCAGACATCCGCGCCGCAAACCTATCAGCTTGCCACCGGCGACGGCGCGCTGGTGATCGAATACACACGCACCGGTCAAAGTGGTGCGAATGACGGGTTCACCTTCACCCCTCCCCGGCCGATCGATGCCTCGGAAACCCCGCGAGTGTACCTGACCGTCCGTTCGGATATCGATACCGAAATGACCATCCGCGCCCGGTACTCGCGTATCAGTATCGACGACCATGTTATTGACATTCCCGGAGACGGTGTTTGGCACACCCGCATGGTGAGGCTCGGTGACCATGCCCTCAGCCAGACGCTCGACCAGATGCTGTTTTACCTGGATCGCGGCACGACCGCCCCCAACGACGGAACCGTGGAGTTTCGCGATTTTCGGGTCGCCGGGCCCGGCATCCGGATCACCGGTCTGGAGGCTCAAAACAGCGGGGCTGGAGCCATCCGCCTGCAATGGGGCTCCGATAACCCCGACGCGCTATCGCGGTACCATATCCACCGCTCCACCGATCGCCATTTCGAGGCATCCGAAGCAAACCTGGTCGGCACCAGTGAAACCGGCGAATATCTGGATGAGAACCTGGAGATCAACACCTTTTATCATTACCGGGTCAATCCGGTCGACACCCTCGGCGGTATCCATCCCGGTGAACGGGAAATCCGTTTCCCCGCGTTCGATCCGGCGGTTACTCCGGGCGTCTCTGTCAGCGGGAGCTTTCCTGCGGGTGACATCCGGCGCTATGAGCCCATCACCATCAGCGCAACCATCCGGGATGCCGTCTATGAAAATCCGTACGACCCCGACGAAATCGACCTGCGCGCCACCTTTTACGCCCCATCCGGCGACACCTTCCAGGTATTCGGGTTTTATAACGGGGCACCGGAATGGAACACCTGGATGATCCGGTTTTCCCCGATGGAGACCGGCAACTGGGAGTACCGGCTGCATGTGAGCGATATGAGCGGCAGCGACCAGAGCGAAACACGGCAGTTCACGGCTGTCGCGTCCGAGCACCCCGGCATGCTCACCATTTCCCCGGATAATCCCTCCTTTCTGATGCACCACGACAGCACGAGTTTCTATGGCCTGGCGGTCTACTACCCGTGGTCGGTCTCCCAAACAGGGTTGGATCGTTTTCGTGAGTACGGCGGCAACATCTTCGGCTACTGGAACAGCACCTACGACGGGGGTGGCAACCAGGGAGGCCGGTACCTGCTGATGTCGAACGACTCCGGCCTCGGCTATATCGACGAGCGGAAAGCCGCGCGGATCGATGAGGTGCTGGAGTGGTCCGAGGCGCGCGACATGTACGTCATGCTCGCCATCTGGCCGCACGACTGGCTCCGCATTAGAGGCACTCCCTGGAACGTGGAGCACTCGCGGTGGCTGGATGAAAATCCCTTCAGCGAACTCTTCACCCCGGAAGAGTTTTACACCTCCGAAGAGGCCTGGGAAATTCAGGAGAAGCTCTATCGCTACATCATTGCCCGCTGGGGCCACAGCCGCGCCATGGGCATCTGGGAGCTGATCAACGAAATCCACGGTACCACCGGCTTTGTGCACAACGAGCCGGCCGCCGTGGAGTGGACAAACCGGATGCACCGGTACTTCCGCGAATATGACCATTACAATCGGCCCACCACCGCCTCCTACGGCAGCATCGACATCTATAACCGGCGCGATATCCAGCCCGACATCGTCAACCGCCACTATTACGAAGCCCAGGGCGGTTACTCGCGGCCTTATGGCGATGCCGTGCGCGACGGCCTCTACAACATCACCAACGCCTACCGCCAGATGATCGACGTTGGCGAACGGCCCGCAGTGCTCGGTGAGGCGGGCTATTACACCATGTTCGCCGAAGCCGGCAGCGATGAATACACCCGGGAGTTTCACAACGCCTTCTGGGCGGGAGCCGCCATGGGCATGGCAACCACCCCCTTCTGGTGGGACTATACCCAGAACGCCATTTTTACCAATGAGCGGATGGAGATCTACCGGAACCTGGAGCGGTATGTCCGGGATATCAACTACGCGCTGACCCCGTTTACCGACTCCGGGCTGTCCGGCGAAAGCACCAAGGCCTTCGGCCTGTCGGCCGATACGGTCGCGATCGGGTGGCTATGGACCACCGGCAGCGACATCTCCGGAATGCAGGCCCGGCAAAACGGTCTGCAGAACGGTTCGTTTGAGACCGCGTGGTACGACACCCGGACCGGCGACGTGGTCCGTACCGTCATTGGAGCTTCCGTCGATAACACGCACCCGCTGCTGACCACCTCGCTCCCCGACCCACAGCCTGATATCGCCTTCAAGACCCGGCGCATCGAAAACGGCACCGACGCCTCCAGGCTGAACCTGTTTTTCCGCAAAGCGGATGGCGTCAGCGACAACGGTGCGACAGACATCCTGCTCTATGTCAGCGACGCGGAAGGCCGCCTGGTTCCCGGCGAAGAAAACGGCTATCAGGTGGATGTTACTCTGGATGGCGCCGGATCCCTGAGCGCCACCCGTGTCGTCACCACGGACGGCTATGCGGTGATCACCTATGAGCCGGATCCCGGCGCGGGAGGTACGGTCGTCATCACCGTCGAAGCCGACGGACTGGAGCCGGCGGAACTGGTCTATCGTACCGCCACCAGCGCAGGGCCGGAGCATCTCGATGAAGCGCACCCCGGCCGCGTGGAGCTCCATGGCAACTACCCCAATCCGTTCAACGCGTCAACAGTCATCCAATACGCGCTACCGGAGGCGGGTCAGGTCATCCTGAACGTCTATGACGCGCTCGGCCGGGAAGTGCGCCGCCTCGTCGACGGCTATCAGGAAGCCGACACCTATTCTGTTACCTTCGACGGCACGGGCCTGCCCAGCGGTTTGTATATCTTCCGGCTGCGCGCGCCGGGATATGCGGACAAAAGCCGTGCGATGCTGCTCGTGAAATAA
- a CDS encoding glycoside hydrolase family 3 N-terminal domain-containing protein, whose product MRNTLIYILIFFAGLMISGCQTDTAQRTSDIDRKIDSVMAGMTIAEKAGQMTQVNLNLILDGDYYNVDGSIDPERLRHAVNEYHVGSILNNINIPYDVETWHEIITAIQDAAMENPSQIPVIYGIDAIHGTNYTADATLFPHNIGMAASRNPELMYESSVITARETRASGIRWNFDPVLDIGRNPLWPRFEETFGEDPHIVTEMNLRTIDGYQGSDLSKPPAVAATLKHFLGYSNPRTGRDRTPAWIPEIEYREYELPAYQKAIDAGAATVMINSGDVNGVPVHGDPYLLTEVLRNELGFEGVIVSDWEDVNRLHERHNVAPTLKEAVRQAVMAGIDISMTPQDFYFADYVIELYDEDPEVAASVDASVRRILRLKFELGLFDNPYPEPEAAEMFGLEEYAEVALDAARQTMTLLQNNGGVLPLDGTETILLAGPGADNLPALHGSWSFSWQGQVPELYPETTRTVLEALTARIGSDNVTNISDPDYYADANYDTARLRQAAARADHIVLVLGEFSYAESPGSIRDLAIDPRQSALALAAAETGTPVTVVLAQGRPRIIREFADEVDAILMAYRPASEGANAIVDVLYGDWNPGGKLPFTYPRNPHDLVLYDHKWTELNYEDDAGQPEVGGYDPQFPFGHGLSYTTFGYSGFEIDRDTLRGDDSIRASVIVTNTGDRAGHEAVELYSRHMYPSIVPPLRRLRAFRQIHLEPGEEKRVEFEISTDDLAYVRYGEERGTYIRGIEEGEIRFMIGGFGFEFEPPEDPDEAHVSRPYKHSLPFYYIP is encoded by the coding sequence ATGAGAAATACCTTGATTTACATTTTGATTTTTTTTGCAGGATTGATGATATCCGGCTGCCAGACAGACACCGCCCAAAGAACCAGTGATATTGACAGAAAGATCGACTCTGTAATGGCCGGTATGACCATAGCCGAAAAGGCCGGACAGATGACCCAGGTCAACCTGAACCTGATCCTGGATGGTGATTACTATAATGTCGACGGCTCCATTGATCCCGAGCGGCTCCGACATGCTGTCAATGAATATCACGTTGGATCCATTCTGAACAACATCAACATCCCCTATGACGTAGAAACCTGGCATGAAATAATCACGGCTATCCAGGATGCCGCTATGGAAAACCCGAGTCAGATTCCCGTAATCTACGGTATTGATGCCATCCACGGAACCAACTATACCGCCGACGCGACGCTTTTTCCCCACAATATCGGCATGGCCGCATCCCGCAATCCGGAACTGATGTACGAATCGTCGGTGATCACTGCCCGGGAAACCCGCGCTTCGGGTATCCGTTGGAATTTTGATCCGGTACTGGACATCGGACGCAATCCGCTGTGGCCCCGGTTTGAGGAGACGTTTGGCGAGGATCCCCATATTGTGACCGAAATGAACCTGCGCACCATCGACGGGTACCAGGGCAGCGACCTCTCCAAACCTCCGGCCGTTGCCGCCACACTGAAGCATTTTCTGGGATACTCGAATCCGCGCACCGGCCGAGACCGGACCCCGGCCTGGATCCCGGAAATCGAATACCGCGAATACGAACTGCCGGCCTACCAGAAGGCGATCGATGCCGGCGCCGCTACCGTGATGATCAACTCGGGTGACGTCAACGGCGTGCCGGTCCATGGCGATCCCTATCTGCTGACCGAAGTGCTGCGCAACGAACTTGGTTTCGAAGGGGTGATTGTCTCCGACTGGGAGGATGTCAACCGGCTGCATGAGCGTCACAACGTGGCCCCGACGCTGAAAGAGGCGGTACGGCAAGCCGTAATGGCCGGAATCGACATCAGCATGACGCCCCAGGACTTCTATTTTGCCGACTACGTGATCGAACTCTATGACGAAGACCCGGAAGTGGCCGCCAGTGTGGATGCCTCTGTACGGCGTATTCTGCGCCTGAAATTCGAACTGGGCTTGTTTGACAACCCCTACCCGGAGCCGGAAGCGGCTGAAATGTTCGGCCTTGAGGAGTACGCGGAGGTGGCCCTGGACGCGGCCAGGCAGACCATGACGCTTCTGCAGAACAACGGAGGAGTCCTGCCGCTGGACGGCACGGAAACCATTCTGCTGGCCGGGCCCGGCGCCGACAACCTGCCGGCTCTGCACGGAAGCTGGTCGTTCTCGTGGCAGGGACAAGTCCCGGAGCTGTATCCGGAAACCACACGCACCGTACTCGAAGCGCTCACCGCACGTATCGGCAGTGACAATGTCACCAATATCTCGGATCCCGACTACTACGCCGATGCCAATTACGACACCGCACGGTTGCGGCAGGCTGCGGCCAGGGCCGATCACATCGTGCTGGTACTCGGTGAGTTTTCCTATGCCGAGTCACCGGGCTCCATACGCGATCTGGCCATCGATCCGAGGCAGTCGGCACTGGCACTGGCCGCCGCCGAAACCGGCACCCCTGTAACGGTGGTACTTGCGCAGGGCCGACCCCGGATTATCCGTGAGTTCGCCGACGAGGTAGACGCCATCCTGATGGCATACAGGCCCGCCAGCGAGGGCGCCAACGCCATCGTCGATGTTTTGTACGGTGACTGGAATCCGGGAGGGAAGCTTCCGTTTACCTACCCGCGCAATCCTCACGATTTGGTACTGTATGACCACAAATGGACCGAATTGAACTATGAGGATGACGCCGGACAGCCCGAAGTGGGGGGATACGACCCGCAATTCCCCTTCGGACACGGCCTCTCCTACACCACCTTTGGATACAGCGGATTTGAAATTGACCGGGATACGCTTCGGGGAGATGATTCCATCCGGGCATCGGTGATCGTGACCAATACCGGCGACCGTGCCGGTCATGAAGCCGTTGAACTCTATTCACGTCACATGTACCCCTCGATCGTTCCGCCATTGCGGCGGCTGCGCGCATTCCGGCAGATTCATCTCGAGCCGGGGGAAGAGAAACGGGTGGAGTTTGAGATTTCGACAGACGACCTCGCGTATGTCCGCTATGGTGAAGAAAGAGGAACCTACATCAGAGGTATAGAAGAAGGGGAAATTCGGTTCATGATCGGAGGCTTCGGATTTGAGTTTGAGCCGCCGGAAGATCCGGACGAAGCACATGTCTCACGTCCCTACAAACACTCGTTGCCCTTTTATTATATCCCGTGA